One window of the Oncorhynchus gorbuscha isolate QuinsamMale2020 ecotype Even-year linkage group LG17, OgorEven_v1.0, whole genome shotgun sequence genome contains the following:
- the LOC124001936 gene encoding cofilin-2-like, with product MASGVTVNDEVIKVFNDMKVRKSSSTEDVKKRKKAVLFCLSDDKKKIVVEEGKWILVGDIGESVDDPYACFIKLLPLNDCRYGLYDATYETKESKKEDLVFIFWAPEGAPLKSKMIYASSKDAIKKKFTGIKHEWQVNGLDDIQDRATLADKLGGNVVVSLEGLPL from the exons ATG GCCTCTGGTGTCACTGTCAACGATGAAGTCATCAAGGTCTTCAATGACATGAAAGTCAGGAAGTCATCCTCTACCGAAGATGTAAAAAAGCGTAAAAAGGCTGTGCTGTTTTGCCTCAGCGATGACAAGAAGAAGATTGTTGTGGAAGAGGGCAAGTGGATTCTGGTTGGTGACATTGGGGAGTCGGTGGATGACCCATACGCCTGCTTCATCAAACTTCTACCTCTCAATGATTGCAGATACGGCTTATATGATGCCACATACGAAACAAAAGAATCCAAGAAAGAAGACCTGGTATTTATATTTTG GGCACCTGAGGGTGCTCCCTTGAAAAGCAAGATGATCTACGCTAGCTCTAAAGATGCCATTAAAAAGAAGTTCACAG GTATCAAACACGAATGGCAAGTCAACGGATTAGACGACATCCAGGACCGTGCCACCCTGGCAGACAAGTTGGGAGGAAACGTGGTGGTGTCACTCGAAGGGTTACCATTGTAA